The following are from one region of the Oncorhynchus tshawytscha isolate Ot180627B linkage group LG24, Otsh_v2.0, whole genome shotgun sequence genome:
- the LOC112235561 gene encoding proline-rich protein 12-like isoform X1 — protein MDRNYPGTGFGDLGAGWSYERSAKASLVYGSSRSSHPESELLHRQAYGTPHPLQGYATNHHPGSSGQGGAWGAGRSLGLSGLFDTGLHHASPSGPDASVMNLISALESQRGPQPQPSASSLLSQFRTPSWQTAMHTPAPAELFISGSGSFPSSSALSAYQHPASFSSRSFPTLQDTPTFSPTSNGLLSPHDPLLHIKGPAQSSLGFDRLLSSQGAAAAYRGAQDSTGAASSAQASSALHIQSHQFNLLSSQLQDQSSQLYNASVFSSAQAQAQAQAQAQSNSVQERAVPRQDSVIKHYQRPTPSQSQLSSSAAHSLQQYLSCGGAGYQQIAHPRHAGLSCSPLGDQSPSSDHKASSRTEQVYRPIIQPPYSSSSSSAVGKGAKSNSSSGYSSASSVSSSRTPHTPPSASSTSSTSSSSSSASGAHPSNSIPPSSSSSGPSRQQPPTQSAPPAPQQQQPPPTSSSSAQQPLPKHRLSSYSSPAPLVKPPTAALAGQTPPQPQTQSYSPSQPPLSHLPQSYGGFSSPQAQDLSSSGVRKGYGSLGGQSQSYSADVVYGTDSAYGSLPSSLGGEGSPSIGYGPGHSPALLRSGGPSGGGTSGGGGSSSSGGGTSGSGGGGGATSSMVNERGGGGGGSYHIPESIPSPSANSGIIRPGLHSPAPACPTKTPGGTGSNKYISSVLSPTFMSSPQGYSDTRGPRPQSYHPNSSKTKSDPSSMLGVGSQRSQEDVDDDFLIQHLFQAQASPASQESHHHSQQQQSQQTAQQQAPPQPVSSTTDGGKGLSSYELGKSSEERCHLQSVIRTHSATSSTESGGGVTGLDRQLEMSLKKQQQQQQRNDRRGGGRIGGRGSAEQSHPLLHHSLGSVVHYGRGDPYSLGPQHTSHPQQQHTASHAHLQSLTHMDPQKKPQERSELVYPRKTPEVQQQQHSQSQASATLMDSPTHQSRQTPHLLQSVLSHTTRNKMEPHQQQHSVSQQQAMMDGAGGRMGPNKHQTPTQQASQLQLQLQSQALEAAVAATHYSHGPPQQDQSQSKQQQQSSVVSSLDMLECSLSQTSSTDGGGVEGRRGGGSGGGRGECRMQQEQQRLSSHHPQHSEVHSLLSEPDMGLSASSQVHHLPQHHQQQQHPNSHHQQSHSGHHSQGHAHPLSNHLPPPSASTHSQQQKSQSHPSQLTLGQQVQLDQQQRSEQHPFDTVSPVEKSGSQSQNHFVPLTSICFPDSLLQDEDRSFFPGMEDMFCSDDYSKSSCTGGSAGPMQGEMNKEGPGDGHEEAMKANSGGGSGGGSGRASYDMHGHHGGDQGYVQYCHGLSESGSSTMDLDSLKTHELPSTVNTEQLGLIQLQGPGGMGVTVPGKLSSSPGGGAGGTGVSPGGLTSPIFCSSRPKKLLKSSSFHLLKERRDPNTLPKKSYAQEYEFEDDEDKDNQPADIRLNSRRLPDLLPDLVSSCRKTGVGAGGGGTLSPLMGDLNFFHTTGYPPLGPPPQLMSQDMVKKRGRKPTKQKREGPPRPRGRPRIRPQPEQHTPCEMLTGEMGGGTGVGGGNGGGMEGKLGRDRGGGCRVRRNDMFMEMTRKDHMQQHHHQQQQHQLHHQAPQHQEPIPPLKIKLPIGSMSSSDDLLRIDSLSGTDPALSDGSVGSAPSLGLSPGPPCGGTDSNRTQNKSKQNSQMLSDGVDGEGMDGRVDEKDSESKAGFMASFMDFLKSGKRPQGLEMPVGMESGHGDTSPLKCGGLCPLSPVPPPFGEGEGNGGLALVGCPSPCKRTLDDELKRNLETLPSFSSDEEDSVGKNQDLQKSISSAISALYDTPQLAFQPPPPPPPPQSQPQPRQAQHTSTPLQPPTLSPQTPSHTPHTQLQAAEPAVLQREDREMEENEEEERKMGGGGNESEVKVMEEEAPEFETLGAHKLEASLPESQEAPVAPPPPSASPAQSFSPSPPPSPLPPLSLPSSPMPPQEAAQQQKSQPLSPLPPFNPSPLHPAYATLPLYPSPLHPASATLPLSSPLPQSSPATDIPKFSPEPSASPEEAPASQVTSLHVAQKQEDAAIAGESEEDESESGGEGIFRERDEFVVRVEDIATMKLALKTGREPPPIWRVQKALLQKFSPEIKDGERQFCATSNYLGYFGDAKRRYQRLYVKFLENVNKKDYVRVCSRRPWHRPSGLRRQALPKIASPPPTTLTPPRAEREQQRVAPPRELVQREPRERTRAKIEQREKETAGLKEKQREKERRVQLSQEKPEKRAAAVATMERGKGKEEKKGGVEKEKMECPPKSKPAKVKAEPPLKKRKKWLKEVPSSSDSDSSEEAASEDEMPVRGGVNNRAMREMFRSYVEMLVSTALDPDMIQALEDTDDELYLPGMRKIDGIIVEQKRRLMRRVNMGTQHQDALHTYPQMAGDPLDSGTVRVRFSGEGYNRKTLNRVKKSLPKPQDLKLSTESCRIYSLYHSLHHYKYHTFLHCKKETNTIEQAAEDPGQEEVVQQCMANHGWLDTLFNSFIELLTLSTKA, from the exons GTCTCTCTGGACTATTTGACACCGGTCTGCACCATGCCAGCCCCTCTGGCCCAGATGCCTCAGTCATGAATCTGATCTCTGCTCTTGAGTCCCAGCGGGGTCCCCAGCCTCAACCCTCCGCCTCCTCCCTGCTTTCCCAGTTCCGCACTCCGTCCTGGCAGACAG CGATGCACACCCCTGCCCCTGCCGAGCTCTTCATCTCCGGCTCGggctccttcccctcttcctctgccCTCTCGGCCTATCAGCACCCAGCCTCCTTCTCCAGCCGCTCCTTCCCCACCCTCCAGGACACTCCCACGTTCAGCCCTACCTCCAATGGACTCCTCTCCCCCCATGACCCTCTGCTACACATTAAGGGTCCCGCCCAGTCCAGCCTGGGCTTCGACCGCCTCCTGTCCTCTCAAGGCGCCGCCGCAGCCTACCGTGGTGCCCAGGACTCCACAGGCGCCGCCTCCTCGGCCCAAGCTTCGTCGGCGCTACACATCCAGTCCCACCAGTTCAACCTGCTGTCCTCCCAGCTGCAGGACCAGTCCTCCCAGTTGTACAACGCCTCAGTGTTCTCCTCAGCCCAAGCTCAGGCTCAGGCCCAAGCTCAGGCCCAATCTAACTCGGTCCAGGAGAGGGCTGTGCCCCGGCAGGACAGCGTAATCAAGCACTACCAGCGGCCCACGCCGTCCCAGTCACAGCTCTCCTCCTCGGCAGCCCACTCCCTACAGCAGTACCTCAGCTGCGGAGGAGCCGGGTACCAGCAGATAGCCCACCCCCGGCATGCCGGCCTCTCTTGCAGCCCCCTGGGTGACCAGAGTCCCTCCTCGGACCACAAGGCCTCTTCCCGGACAGAACAGGTTTATCGGCCAATCATCCAGCCCCCTtactcgtcctcctcctcttcagcagTGGGGAAGGGCGCCAAGAGCAACTCTAGCAGCGGCTACTCTTCGGCCAGCTCGGTGTCCTCCTCCCGCACCCCTCACACGCCCCCTTCTGCATCCTCCACTTCTTCgacctcttcttcttcctcctctgcctCGGGAGCCCACCCCTCCAACTCCATTCCCCCCTCCAGCTCTAGCTCGGGCCCCTCTAGACAGCAGCCTCCCACCCAGAGCGCTCCCCCAGCTCCCCAGCAGCAACAGCCCCCTCCAACCTCATCCTCGTCTGCCCAGCAGCCCTTACCCAAGCACAGGCTCTCGAGCTACAGCTCACCCGCACCCCTTGTGAAACCCCCCACCGCTGCCCTCGCAGGCCAAACCCCGCCGCAACCGCAGACCCAGTCATACTCACCCAGtcagccccctctctcccacctcccccaGTCATATGGCGGCTTCAGCTCCCCTCAGGCCCAAGACCTGAGCTCATCTGGGGTAAGAAAAGGCTATGGGAGCCTGGGAGGGCAAAGCCAGTCGTACTCTGCGGATGTGGTATACGGGACTGACTCTGCTTACggttccctcccctcctctctaggCGGAGAGGGAAGTCCGTCAATAGGTTACGGCCCAGGCCACTCCCCCGCCCTTTTACGGTCGGGTGGGCCGTCTGGGGGTGGAACCTCAGGAGGCGGTGGTAGTAGCAGCTCAGGAGGTGGGACTTCTggctcaggaggaggaggaggagccacGAGCAGTATGGTAAATGAGAGAGGAGGTGGCGGAGGAGGGTCTTACCATATCCCTGAGTCGATCCCCTCCCCGTCGGCCAACTCTGGGATCATCCGTCCAGGGTTGCACTCCCCTGCCCCTGCCTGCCCCACCAAGACCCCAGGAGGAACGGGCTCCAACAAATACATCTCCTCTGTCCTTTCCCCCACCTTCATGTCCTCCCCTCAGGGCTACTCTGACACCAGAGGCCCTCGGCCCCAGTCCTACCACCCCAACTCCAGCAAGACCAAATCTGACCCCAGCAGCATGCTAGGTGTGGGCTCTCAGAGGTCTCAAGAGGACGTGGATGACGACTTCTTGATCCAGCACCTTTTCCAAGCCCAGGCCAGTCCAGCATCCCAGGAGTCCCATCACCACTCCCAGCAGCAACAATCTCAACAGACGGCCCAACAGCAGGCACCTCCACAGCCCGTCTCCTCCACCACAGATGGTGGCAAAGGGCTGTCGTCCTATGAGCTGGGAAAGAGCTCTGAGGAGAGGTGCCACCTCCAGAGCGTTATCCGCACTCACAGCGCCACCTCCAGCACCGAATCGGGCGGGGGGGTTACTGGCCTAGACAGGCAGCTGGAGATGTCTCTGAAgaaacagcagcaacaacaacagaggAATGACAGACGAGGTGGTGGCAGGattggaggaagaggaagtgcTGAGCAAAgtcaccccctcctccaccactctttGGGATCAGTGGTGCACTACGGCCGGGGCGACCCATACTCCCTGGGCccccaacacacctcccacccgcAGCAACAGCACACCGCCTCCCATGCCCACCTTCAATCCCTCACTCACATGGACCCGCAGAAGAAGCCACAAGAGCGCTCAGAGCTGGTGTACCCACGCAAGACCCCCGAGGTCCAGCAGCAACAACACTCTCAGTCTCAAGCCTCAGCCACCCTCATGGATTCCCCCACACACCAGTCCCGCCAAACGCCCCACCTGCTCCAGTCTGTGCTGTCCCACACCACCCGCAACAAGATGGAACCCCATCAGCAGCAGCATTCGGTGAGCCAACAACAAGCTATGATGGATGGAGCCGGAGGGCGAATGGGCCCAAATAAACACCAGACTCCGACCCAGCAGGCTTCCCAGCTTCAGCTACAACTCCAGTCCCAGGCTTTGGAGGCCGCGGTGGCGGCCACTCACTACAGCCACGGACCTCCTCAGCAGGACCAGAGCCAGTCCAAGCAACAACAGCAGAGCTCGGTGGTGTCCTCCCTGGACATGCTGGAGTGCTCGCTCTCCCAGACCTCCAGTACGgatggagggggagtggaggggaggagaggaggagggagtggtggagggagaggagagtgccgCATGCAACAAGAGCAGCAGAGGCTCTCGTCCCACCACCCTCAACACTCAGAGGTCCACTCATTACTCTCTGAGCCTGACATGGGCTTATCCGCCTCCTCGCAAGTGCACCACCTCCCCCAGCACCATCAACAACAGCAACACCCCAACTCACACCACCAGCAAAGCCACTCAGGGCACCACTCCCAAGGCCATGCTCACCCCCTGTCCAACCACTTGCCCCCTCCCTCAGCTTCCACCCACTCACAGCAACAGAAGTCCCAGTCCCACCCTTCCCAGCTCACCCTGGGCCAGCAGGTCCAATTGGACCAGCAACAGCGCTCTGAGCAGCACCCGTTTGACACGGTCAGCCCTGTGGAGAAAAGCGGCAGTCAGAGCCAGAATCACTTCGTCCCACTCACCTCCATCTGCTTCCCGGACTCGCTCCTGCAAGACGAGGACCGCTCCTTCTTCCCTGGCATGGAGGACATGTTCTGCTCGGACGACTACTCCAAGTCGAGCTGCACCGGAGGAAGCGCAGGCCCAATGCAGGGGGAGATGAACAAAGAGGGACCAGGAGATGGCCATGAGGAGGCCATGAAGGCTAATTCAGGTGGAGGAAGTGGAGGGGGAAGCGGAAGAGCCAGCTACGACATGCATGGCCACCACGGTGGCGACCAGGGCTACGTGCAGTACTGCCACGGTCTCTCCGAGTCAGGCAGCAGCACCATGGACCTGGACTCCCTTAAGACCCACGAGCTGCCCTCCACCGTCAATACGGAGCAGCTGGGCCTGATCCAGTTGCAGGGCCCCGGAGGCATGGGTGTCACTGTCCCGGGGAAATTGTCCTCGAGTCCAGGCGGGGGCGCTGGCGGTACTGGTGTCAGTCCTGGAGGCCTCACCTCACCCATCTTCTGCTCTTCGCGCCCCAAGAAGCTACTCAAGTCGAGCTCGTTCCATCTGCTCAAGGAGCGCCGGGACCCCAACACGCTGCCCAAGAAGAGCTACGCGCAGGAGTACGAGTTCGAGGATGACGAGGACAAGGACAACCAGCCGGCAGACATCCGCCTGAACAGCCGCCgcctccctgacctcctccctgacCTGGTCTCTAGTTGTCGGAAGACAGGAGTTGGGGCTGGAGGAGGAGGCACGCTAAGCCCCCTCATGGGAGACCTTAACTTCTTCCACACGACAGGCTACCCCCCCCTCGGCCCCCCTCCCCAGCTCATGTCGCAGGACATGGTCAAGAAGAGGGGCCGTAAGCCCACCAAGCAAAAGAGAGAGGGGCCTCCCAGGCCCAGGGGTAGGCCTCGCATTCGCCCGCAGCCAGAGCAGCACACGCCCTGCGAAATGTTGACCGGTGAGATGGGAGGAGGAACCGGAGTAGGAGGGGGgaatggaggaggaatggagggtaaACTGGGCAGGGATCGTGGTGGTGGATGCCGGGTGAGGAGAAATGACATGTTTATGGAGATGACTAGGAAGGACCACATGCAGCAACACCACCATCAGCAACAACAGCATCAGCTCCACCACCAGGCTCCACAGCATCAGGAGCCCATACCACCTCTCAAG ATCAAACTGCCCATCGGCTCCATGTCCTCTTCCGACGACCTGCTGAGGATAGACTCTCTGTCTGGTACAGACCCCGCTCTGTCGGACGGCTCGGTGGGCTCGGCACCCTCCCTTGGCCTGAGTCCCGGACCCCCGTGCGGAGGGACAGACTCCAACAGGACCCAGAACAAGAGCAAGCAGAACAGCCAGATGCTGAGTGATGGAGTGGACggagaggggatggatggaagg gtggaTGAGAAGGATTCGGAATCCAAGGCGGGCTTCATGGCCTCCTTCATGGACTTCCTCAAGTCGGGAAAGAGACCTCAGGGCTTGGAAATGCCTGTGGGAATGGAATCAGGACATGGTGACACCTCACCTCTCAAATGTGGCGGTCTCTGTCCCTTATCCCCAGTGCCGCCTCCATTCGGGGAGGGGGAGGGCAACGGTGGCCTGGCCCTGGTTGGCTGCCCCAGCCCCTGCAAGCGCACCCTGGATGACGAGCTGAAGAGGAACCTGGAGACGCTGCCCTCGTTCTCCTCGGATGAGGAGGATTCGGTGGGCAAGAACCAGGACCTGCAGAAGAGCATCTCCTCAGCCATCTCGGCTCTCTATGATACACCGCAGCTGGCCTTCCAgccgccccctcctcctcccccaccccagTCCCAACCCCAACCCAGGCAGGCCCAGCACACATCGACCCCTCTGCAGCCCCCCACCCTCAGCCCCCAGACCccctcacacacccctcacacccAGCTCCAGGCGGCCGAGCCGGCTGTACTACAGCGAGAGGACCGGGAGatggaggagaatgaggaggaggagaggaagatgggaggagggggTAATGAGAGTGAAGTGAAGGTTATGGAAGAGGAGGCGCCAGAGTTTGAAACACTTGGTGCACACAAATTAGAAG CTTCCCTCCCAGAGTCCCAGGAGGCACCAGTCGCACCCCCACCTCCCTCCGCCTCCCCCGCTcaatccttctctccctctcccccgcctTCCCccttacctcccctctctctcccttcatcaccCATGCCGCCACAAGAAGCAGCACAACAGCAGAAGTCCCAACCTCTgagccccctccctcctttcaatCCCTCCCCTCTTCATCCTGCTTACGcaaccctccctctctatccctcccctcttcaTCCTGCTTctgccactctccctctctcctccccacttcCTCAGTCATCCCCGGCCACGGATATCCCCAAGTTCTCACCGGAGCCCAGCGCGTCCCCGGAAGAAGCCCCTGCCTCTCAGGTCACCTCGCTGCACGTGGCTCAGAAGCAGGAGGATGCCGCCATTGccggagagagcgaggaggatgAGAGCGAGAGCGGAGGTGAAGGCATTTTCCGAGAGAGGGACGAGTTTGTGGTGCGTGTGGAAGACATTGCAACTATGAAG CTGGCCCTGAAGACCGGTCGAGAGCCTCCCCCCATCTGGAGGGTGCAGAAAGCCCTGCTGCAGAAGTTCAGCCCTGAGATCAAGGACGGAGAGAGGCAGTTCTGTGCCACCAGCAAC taTCTGGGCTATTTTGGAGATGCCAAGAGGCGGTACCAGCGCCTGTACGTCAAGTTCCTGGAGAACGTTAACAAGAAGGACTACGTGAGAGTGTGCTCTCGACGACCCTGGCACAGACCATCTGGACTGAG GCGACAGGCCCTCCCCAAAATAGCGTCCCCGCCTCCCACCACCCTGACCCCGCCTCGAGCCGAGAGGGAGCAGCAGCGAGTGGCACCGCCGCGTGAGCTAGTGCAGCGCGAACCGAGGGAGAGAACCAGGGCAAAGATCGAACAGCGAGAAAAGGAGACCGCAGGGTtgaaagagaagcagagggagaaggagaggagggtgcaACTATCTCAGGAGAAGCCTGAGAAACGGGCCGCCGCGGTGGCAACGATGGAACGAgggaaggggaaagaggagaagaaaggaggagtggagaaagagaagatGGAGTGCCCTCCCAAGTCGAAGCCAGCCAAGGTCAAGGCAGAGCCTCCTCTGAAAAAGAGGAAGAAGTGGCTGAAGGAGGTCCCCTCTTCATCTGATTCAGACTCGTCCGAGGAGGCAGCCAGTGAGGATGAGA TGCCAGTGCGAGGTGGGGTGAACAACCGGGCCATGCGCGAGATGTTCAGGAGCTATGTGGAGATGCTGGTCAGCACTGCCCTGGACCCCGACATGATCCAAGCCCTGGAGGATACAGACG